A single region of the Xiphophorus maculatus strain JP 163 A chromosome 3, X_maculatus-5.0-male, whole genome shotgun sequence genome encodes:
- the ttc24 gene encoding tetratricopeptide repeat protein 24 isoform X4 translates to MLHVQIRLKGSQGKPTCCRSNMASEESPPGEQVKRSSRRPQKKIGEVEDRTWAGHRALQAGRPQDALRCFKQALQAAVQLQDSRALRACSFNLGAAYVEAGRPGRGLDLLRRNRPGPKAERLPDLQFNTALAHNALGQYQEAVTHFQRAAQLYRSQGDGGSEGDACMELGRCCSRTQVFFQVSSRCFQDWPQAVQSFLRAAESYKMASMLDSAAAALKEAGSHMVQSDLSNHDDISSVLTECLSLSSSIRDPSILGELYLSVGVAYCRIRCFQEAVSCLGRAVEPAAHRPPLLAKVLHNLGAALNAAGDFSSAVERHRLAARLYGSQGCRGDQARCFSNLAIACSHLGDDQEAAESFILALQGFRDTGDRLAEVQVCEHLAECYLRQKKLQKAVELYKQALSALSHCKEAEGVQDRLVERLTAALQLSLTATQRPRPHRPRPHLPQPHSSPGHQDVRKLDVARLAANQHLDEQRVESPGKFYLYYFLSFVAMVTPDCAQEQKLRRAQVDRQRLIQRAESHLDDTSQNHQRSCSKVSHLDFTHLLHLSSRSTGAEEVSYLFAFPGELWLDRANPHTDSEASSPEQLESPPSCSGDLRKSGSPEASWRSCLCSLM, encoded by the exons ATGCTGCATGTCCAAATACGGCTCAAAGGTTCACAGG GTAAGCCCACCTGCTGTAGATCCAACATGGCCTCTGAGGagtctcctccaggtgagcaggtgaagaggagcagcaggaggcctCAGAAGAAGATCGGAGAGGTGGAGGACCGGACGTGGGCCGGCCACAGAGCGCTGCAGGCCGGGCGGCCGCAGGACGCGCTGCGCTGCTTCAAGCAGGCCCTGCAGGCCGCTGTACAG CTGCAGGACTCACGGGCTTTGCGTGCCTGTTCCTTCAACCTGGGCGCCGCCTACGTGGAGGCGGGCCGACCTGGGAGAGGACTAGACCTTCTGCGCCGAAACCGGCCCGGTCCAAAAGCTGAGCGGCTCCCGGACCTGCAGTTCAACACAGCGCTGGCCCACAATGCACTGGGGCAGTACCAGGAGGCCGTCACCCACTTCCAGCGGGCCGCTCAGCTTTACCGATCGCAGGGAGACGGAGGCAGCGAGGGCGACGCCTGCATGGAGCTGggccgctgctgcagcagaacccaG GTGTTTTTCCAGGTATCTTCCAGGTGTTTCCAG GACTGGCCTCAGGCGGTGCAGAGTTTCCTCCGCGCAGCAGAGAGTTATAAAATGGCCTCCATGTTGGATTCTGCAGCCGCCGCCCTTAAAGAGGCAGGAAGTCACATGGTCCAATCAGATCTGTCCAACCATGATGACATCAGCAGCGTGCTGACAGAGTGTCTGAGTTtgagcagcagcatcagagacccgagcattctgg GTGAGCTGTACCTGTcggtgggcgtggcctactgCCGCATCAGGTGCTTCCAGGAGGCGGTGAGCTGCCTCGGGCGAGCCGTGGAGCCGGCAGCTCACCGCCCCCCCCTGCTggccaaagtgctgcacaacCTGGGAGCGGCGCTTAACGCCGCGGGCGACTTCAGCTCAGCTGTGGAGCGGCACCGTCTGGCCGCGCGGCTCTACG GCTCTCAAGGTTGCCGTGGTGATCAGGCTCGATGTTTCAGTAACCTGGCCATCGCCTGCAGTCACCTGGGGGATGACCAGGAGGCAGCAGAGAGCTTCATCCTGGCACTACAGGGATTCAGAGACACAG GTGACCGCCTGGCTGAGGTCCAGGTGTGTGAGCATCTGGCTGAGTGTTACCTGAGGcagaagaagctgcagaaagcTGTTGAGCTCTACAAACAGGCCCTCAGCGCGCTCTCTCACTGCAAG GAGGCTGAAGGTGTTCAGGACCGGCTGGTGGAACGTCTGACTGCGGCTCTGCAGCTCAGTCTGACGGCGACACAG aGGCCACGCCCCCACAGGCCCCGCCCACATCTGCCCCAGCCCCACAGCTCACCTGGTCACCAGGACGTCAG GAAGCTTGACGTGGCACGtctggcagccaatcagcatTTAGATGAGCAAAGGGTGGAGTCTCCAGGTAAGTTTTacctttattattttctttctttcgttGCTATGGTTACACCTGATTGTGCTCAGGAGCAAAAGCTGAGAAGAGCTCAGGTAGACAGGCAGCGGCTGATCCAGAGGGCGGAGTCACACCTGGACGACACCT ctcaGAACCaccagaggagctgcagcaagGTGAGTCACCTGGACTTTACACATCTGCTACACCTGAGCAGCAGGTCGACTGGAGCTGAAGAAGTGAGCTACCTGTTTGCGTTTCCAGGTGAGCTGTGGTTGGACAGAGCCAACCCTCACACGGACAG tgaaGCTTCTTCACCTGAGCAGCTGGAGTCCCCCCCCTCCTGTTCAGGTGATCTCAGGAAGTCTGGTTCACCTGAGGCCAGTTGGAGGTCCTGCCTCTGTTCTCTGATGTAG
- the ttc24 gene encoding tetratricopeptide repeat protein 24 isoform X6: MSQKRTDPSGREKRKRKNRKSQDKGKPTCCRSNMASEESPPGEQVKRSSRRPQKKIGEVEDRTWAGHRALQAGRPQDALRCFKQALQAAVQLQDSRALRACSFNLGAAYVEAGRPGRGLDLLRRNRPGPKAERLPDLQFNTALAHNALGQYQEAVTHFQRAAQLYRSQGDGGSEGDACMELGRCCSRTQVFFQVSSRCFQDWPQAVQSFLRAAESYKMASMLDSAAAALKEAGSHMVQSDLSNHDDISSVLTECLSLSSSIRDPSILGELYLSVGVAYCRIRCFQEAVSCLGRAVEPAAHRPPLLAKVLHNLGAALNAAGDFSSAVERHRLAARLYGSQGCRGDQARCFSNLAIACSHLGDDQEAAESFILALQGFRDTGDRLAEVQVCEHLAECYLRQKKLQKAVELYKQALSALSHCKEAEGVQDRLVERLTAALQLSLTATQRPRPHRPRPHLPQPHSSPGHQDVRKLDVARLAANQHLDEQRVESPGKFYLYYFLSFVAMVTPDCAQEQKLRRAQVDRQRLIQRAESHLDDTSQNHQRSCSKVSCGWTEPTLTRTVKLLHLSSWSPPPPVQVISGSLVHLRPVGGPASVL, encoded by the exons ATGTCTCAGAAAAGGACTGatccttcagggagggagaaaagaaagaggaagaatagaaaaagccaagataaag GTAAGCCCACCTGCTGTAGATCCAACATGGCCTCTGAGGagtctcctccaggtgagcaggtgaagaggagcagcaggaggcctCAGAAGAAGATCGGAGAGGTGGAGGACCGGACGTGGGCCGGCCACAGAGCGCTGCAGGCCGGGCGGCCGCAGGACGCGCTGCGCTGCTTCAAGCAGGCCCTGCAGGCCGCTGTACAG CTGCAGGACTCACGGGCTTTGCGTGCCTGTTCCTTCAACCTGGGCGCCGCCTACGTGGAGGCGGGCCGACCTGGGAGAGGACTAGACCTTCTGCGCCGAAACCGGCCCGGTCCAAAAGCTGAGCGGCTCCCGGACCTGCAGTTCAACACAGCGCTGGCCCACAATGCACTGGGGCAGTACCAGGAGGCCGTCACCCACTTCCAGCGGGCCGCTCAGCTTTACCGATCGCAGGGAGACGGAGGCAGCGAGGGCGACGCCTGCATGGAGCTGggccgctgctgcagcagaacccaG GTGTTTTTCCAGGTATCTTCCAGGTGTTTCCAG GACTGGCCTCAGGCGGTGCAGAGTTTCCTCCGCGCAGCAGAGAGTTATAAAATGGCCTCCATGTTGGATTCTGCAGCCGCCGCCCTTAAAGAGGCAGGAAGTCACATGGTCCAATCAGATCTGTCCAACCATGATGACATCAGCAGCGTGCTGACAGAGTGTCTGAGTTtgagcagcagcatcagagacccgagcattctgg GTGAGCTGTACCTGTcggtgggcgtggcctactgCCGCATCAGGTGCTTCCAGGAGGCGGTGAGCTGCCTCGGGCGAGCCGTGGAGCCGGCAGCTCACCGCCCCCCCCTGCTggccaaagtgctgcacaacCTGGGAGCGGCGCTTAACGCCGCGGGCGACTTCAGCTCAGCTGTGGAGCGGCACCGTCTGGCCGCGCGGCTCTACG GCTCTCAAGGTTGCCGTGGTGATCAGGCTCGATGTTTCAGTAACCTGGCCATCGCCTGCAGTCACCTGGGGGATGACCAGGAGGCAGCAGAGAGCTTCATCCTGGCACTACAGGGATTCAGAGACACAG GTGACCGCCTGGCTGAGGTCCAGGTGTGTGAGCATCTGGCTGAGTGTTACCTGAGGcagaagaagctgcagaaagcTGTTGAGCTCTACAAACAGGCCCTCAGCGCGCTCTCTCACTGCAAG GAGGCTGAAGGTGTTCAGGACCGGCTGGTGGAACGTCTGACTGCGGCTCTGCAGCTCAGTCTGACGGCGACACAG aGGCCACGCCCCCACAGGCCCCGCCCACATCTGCCCCAGCCCCACAGCTCACCTGGTCACCAGGACGTCAG GAAGCTTGACGTGGCACGtctggcagccaatcagcatTTAGATGAGCAAAGGGTGGAGTCTCCAGGTAAGTTTTacctttattattttctttctttcgttGCTATGGTTACACCTGATTGTGCTCAGGAGCAAAAGCTGAGAAGAGCTCAGGTAGACAGGCAGCGGCTGATCCAGAGGGCGGAGTCACACCTGGACGACACCT ctcaGAACCaccagaggagctgcagcaag GTGAGCTGTGGTTGGACAGAGCCAACCCTCACACGGACAG tgaaGCTTCTTCACCTGAGCAGCTGGAGTCCCCCCCCTCCTGTTCAGGTGATCTCAGGAAGTCTGGTTCACCTGAGGCCAGTTGGAGGTCCTGCCTCTGTTCTCTGA
- the ttc24 gene encoding tetratricopeptide repeat protein 24 isoform X8, whose protein sequence is MSQKRTDPSGREKRKRKNRKSQDKGKPTCCRSNMASEESPPGEQVKRSSRRPQKKIGEVEDRTWAGHRALQAGRPQDALRCFKQALQAAVQLQDSRALRACSFNLGAAYVEAGRPGRGLDLLRRNRPGPKAERLPDLQFNTALAHNALGQYQEAVTHFQRAAQLYRSQGDGGSEGDACMELGRCCSRTQVFFQVSSRCFQDWPQAVQSFLRAAESYKMASMLDSAAAALKEAGSHMVQSDLSNHDDISSVLTECLSLSSSIRDPSILGELYLSVGVAYCRIRCFQEAVSCLGRAVEPAAHRPPLLAKVLHNLGAALNAAGDFSSAVERHRLAARLYGSQGCRGDQARCFSNLAIACSHLGDDQEAAESFILALQGFRDTGDRLAEVQVCEHLAECYLRQKKLQKAVELYKQALSALSHCKEAEGVQDRLVERLTAALQLSLTATQRPRPHRPRPHLPQPHSSPGHQDVRKLDVARLAANQHLDEQRVESPGKFYLYYFLSFVAMVTPDCAQEQKLRRAQVDRQRLIQRAESHLDDTSQNHQRSCSKVSCGWTEPTLTRTVKLLHLSSWSPPPPVQWTDDVRPSRLRCFIT, encoded by the exons ATGTCTCAGAAAAGGACTGatccttcagggagggagaaaagaaagaggaagaatagaaaaagccaagataaag GTAAGCCCACCTGCTGTAGATCCAACATGGCCTCTGAGGagtctcctccaggtgagcaggtgaagaggagcagcaggaggcctCAGAAGAAGATCGGAGAGGTGGAGGACCGGACGTGGGCCGGCCACAGAGCGCTGCAGGCCGGGCGGCCGCAGGACGCGCTGCGCTGCTTCAAGCAGGCCCTGCAGGCCGCTGTACAG CTGCAGGACTCACGGGCTTTGCGTGCCTGTTCCTTCAACCTGGGCGCCGCCTACGTGGAGGCGGGCCGACCTGGGAGAGGACTAGACCTTCTGCGCCGAAACCGGCCCGGTCCAAAAGCTGAGCGGCTCCCGGACCTGCAGTTCAACACAGCGCTGGCCCACAATGCACTGGGGCAGTACCAGGAGGCCGTCACCCACTTCCAGCGGGCCGCTCAGCTTTACCGATCGCAGGGAGACGGAGGCAGCGAGGGCGACGCCTGCATGGAGCTGggccgctgctgcagcagaacccaG GTGTTTTTCCAGGTATCTTCCAGGTGTTTCCAG GACTGGCCTCAGGCGGTGCAGAGTTTCCTCCGCGCAGCAGAGAGTTATAAAATGGCCTCCATGTTGGATTCTGCAGCCGCCGCCCTTAAAGAGGCAGGAAGTCACATGGTCCAATCAGATCTGTCCAACCATGATGACATCAGCAGCGTGCTGACAGAGTGTCTGAGTTtgagcagcagcatcagagacccgagcattctgg GTGAGCTGTACCTGTcggtgggcgtggcctactgCCGCATCAGGTGCTTCCAGGAGGCGGTGAGCTGCCTCGGGCGAGCCGTGGAGCCGGCAGCTCACCGCCCCCCCCTGCTggccaaagtgctgcacaacCTGGGAGCGGCGCTTAACGCCGCGGGCGACTTCAGCTCAGCTGTGGAGCGGCACCGTCTGGCCGCGCGGCTCTACG GCTCTCAAGGTTGCCGTGGTGATCAGGCTCGATGTTTCAGTAACCTGGCCATCGCCTGCAGTCACCTGGGGGATGACCAGGAGGCAGCAGAGAGCTTCATCCTGGCACTACAGGGATTCAGAGACACAG GTGACCGCCTGGCTGAGGTCCAGGTGTGTGAGCATCTGGCTGAGTGTTACCTGAGGcagaagaagctgcagaaagcTGTTGAGCTCTACAAACAGGCCCTCAGCGCGCTCTCTCACTGCAAG GAGGCTGAAGGTGTTCAGGACCGGCTGGTGGAACGTCTGACTGCGGCTCTGCAGCTCAGTCTGACGGCGACACAG aGGCCACGCCCCCACAGGCCCCGCCCACATCTGCCCCAGCCCCACAGCTCACCTGGTCACCAGGACGTCAG GAAGCTTGACGTGGCACGtctggcagccaatcagcatTTAGATGAGCAAAGGGTGGAGTCTCCAGGTAAGTTTTacctttattattttctttctttcgttGCTATGGTTACACCTGATTGTGCTCAGGAGCAAAAGCTGAGAAGAGCTCAGGTAGACAGGCAGCGGCTGATCCAGAGGGCGGAGTCACACCTGGACGACACCT ctcaGAACCaccagaggagctgcagcaag GTGAGCTGTGGTTGGACAGAGCCAACCCTCACACGGACAG tgaaGCTTCTTCACCTGAGCAGCTGGAGTCCCCCCCCTCCTGTTCAG TGGACTGATGATGTCAGACCATCAAGACTGAGATGTTTCATCACATGA
- the ttc24 gene encoding tetratricopeptide repeat protein 24 isoform X1, protein MSQKRTDPSGREKRKRKNRKSQDKGKPTCCRSNMASEESPPGEQVKRSSRRPQKKIGEVEDRTWAGHRALQAGRPQDALRCFKQALQAAVQLQDSRALRACSFNLGAAYVEAGRPGRGLDLLRRNRPGPKAERLPDLQFNTALAHNALGQYQEAVTHFQRAAQLYRSQGDGGSEGDACMELGRCCSRTQVFFQVSSRCFQDWPQAVQSFLRAAESYKMASMLDSAAAALKEAGSHMVQSDLSNHDDISSVLTECLSLSSSIRDPSILGELYLSVGVAYCRIRCFQEAVSCLGRAVEPAAHRPPLLAKVLHNLGAALNAAGDFSSAVERHRLAARLYGSQGCRGDQARCFSNLAIACSHLGDDQEAAESFILALQGFRDTGDRLAEVQVCEHLAECYLRQKKLQKAVELYKQALSALSHCKEAEGVQDRLVERLTAALQLSLTATQRPRPHRPRPHLPQPHSSPGHQDVRKLDVARLAANQHLDEQRVESPGKFYLYYFLSFVAMVTPDCAQEQKLRRAQVDRQRLIQRAESHLDDTSQNHQRSCSKVSHLDFTHLLHLSSRSTGAEEVSYLFAFPGELWLDRANPHTDSEASSPEQLESPPSCSGDLRKSGSPEASWRSCLCSLM, encoded by the exons ATGTCTCAGAAAAGGACTGatccttcagggagggagaaaagaaagaggaagaatagaaaaagccaagataaag GTAAGCCCACCTGCTGTAGATCCAACATGGCCTCTGAGGagtctcctccaggtgagcaggtgaagaggagcagcaggaggcctCAGAAGAAGATCGGAGAGGTGGAGGACCGGACGTGGGCCGGCCACAGAGCGCTGCAGGCCGGGCGGCCGCAGGACGCGCTGCGCTGCTTCAAGCAGGCCCTGCAGGCCGCTGTACAG CTGCAGGACTCACGGGCTTTGCGTGCCTGTTCCTTCAACCTGGGCGCCGCCTACGTGGAGGCGGGCCGACCTGGGAGAGGACTAGACCTTCTGCGCCGAAACCGGCCCGGTCCAAAAGCTGAGCGGCTCCCGGACCTGCAGTTCAACACAGCGCTGGCCCACAATGCACTGGGGCAGTACCAGGAGGCCGTCACCCACTTCCAGCGGGCCGCTCAGCTTTACCGATCGCAGGGAGACGGAGGCAGCGAGGGCGACGCCTGCATGGAGCTGggccgctgctgcagcagaacccaG GTGTTTTTCCAGGTATCTTCCAGGTGTTTCCAG GACTGGCCTCAGGCGGTGCAGAGTTTCCTCCGCGCAGCAGAGAGTTATAAAATGGCCTCCATGTTGGATTCTGCAGCCGCCGCCCTTAAAGAGGCAGGAAGTCACATGGTCCAATCAGATCTGTCCAACCATGATGACATCAGCAGCGTGCTGACAGAGTGTCTGAGTTtgagcagcagcatcagagacccgagcattctgg GTGAGCTGTACCTGTcggtgggcgtggcctactgCCGCATCAGGTGCTTCCAGGAGGCGGTGAGCTGCCTCGGGCGAGCCGTGGAGCCGGCAGCTCACCGCCCCCCCCTGCTggccaaagtgctgcacaacCTGGGAGCGGCGCTTAACGCCGCGGGCGACTTCAGCTCAGCTGTGGAGCGGCACCGTCTGGCCGCGCGGCTCTACG GCTCTCAAGGTTGCCGTGGTGATCAGGCTCGATGTTTCAGTAACCTGGCCATCGCCTGCAGTCACCTGGGGGATGACCAGGAGGCAGCAGAGAGCTTCATCCTGGCACTACAGGGATTCAGAGACACAG GTGACCGCCTGGCTGAGGTCCAGGTGTGTGAGCATCTGGCTGAGTGTTACCTGAGGcagaagaagctgcagaaagcTGTTGAGCTCTACAAACAGGCCCTCAGCGCGCTCTCTCACTGCAAG GAGGCTGAAGGTGTTCAGGACCGGCTGGTGGAACGTCTGACTGCGGCTCTGCAGCTCAGTCTGACGGCGACACAG aGGCCACGCCCCCACAGGCCCCGCCCACATCTGCCCCAGCCCCACAGCTCACCTGGTCACCAGGACGTCAG GAAGCTTGACGTGGCACGtctggcagccaatcagcatTTAGATGAGCAAAGGGTGGAGTCTCCAGGTAAGTTTTacctttattattttctttctttcgttGCTATGGTTACACCTGATTGTGCTCAGGAGCAAAAGCTGAGAAGAGCTCAGGTAGACAGGCAGCGGCTGATCCAGAGGGCGGAGTCACACCTGGACGACACCT ctcaGAACCaccagaggagctgcagcaagGTGAGTCACCTGGACTTTACACATCTGCTACACCTGAGCAGCAGGTCGACTGGAGCTGAAGAAGTGAGCTACCTGTTTGCGTTTCCAGGTGAGCTGTGGTTGGACAGAGCCAACCCTCACACGGACAG tgaaGCTTCTTCACCTGAGCAGCTGGAGTCCCCCCCCTCCTGTTCAGGTGATCTCAGGAAGTCTGGTTCACCTGAGGCCAGTTGGAGGTCCTGCCTCTGTTCTCTGATGTAG
- the ttc24 gene encoding tetratricopeptide repeat protein 24 isoform X5, with the protein MSQKRTDPSGREKRKRKNRKSQDKGKPTCCRSNMASEESPPGEQVKRSSRRPQKKIGEVEDRTWAGHRALQAGRPQDALRCFKQALQAAVQLQDSRALRACSFNLGAAYVEAGRPGRGLDLLRRNRPGPKAERLPDLQFNTALAHNALGQYQEAVTHFQRAAQLYRSQGDGGSEGDACMELGRCCSRTQVFFQVSSRCFQDWPQAVQSFLRAAESYKMASMLDSAAAALKEAGSHMVQSDLSNHDDISSVLTECLSLSSSIRDPSILGELYLSVGVAYCRIRCFQEAVSCLGRAVEPAAHRPPLLAKVLHNLGAALNAAGDFSSAVERHRLAARLYGSQGCRGDQARCFSNLAIACSHLGDDQEAAESFILALQGFRDTGDRLAEVQVCEHLAECYLRQKKLQKAVELYKQALSALSHCKEAEGVQDRLVERLTAALQLSLTATQRPRPHRPRPHLPQPHSSPGHQDVRKLDVARLAANQHLDEQRVESPGKFYLYYFLSFVAMVTPDCAQEQKLRRAQVDRQRLIQRAESHLDDTSQNHQRSCSKVSHLDFTHLLHLSSRSTGAEEVSYLFAFPGELWLDRANPHTDSEASSPEQLESPPSCSVD; encoded by the exons ATGTCTCAGAAAAGGACTGatccttcagggagggagaaaagaaagaggaagaatagaaaaagccaagataaag GTAAGCCCACCTGCTGTAGATCCAACATGGCCTCTGAGGagtctcctccaggtgagcaggtgaagaggagcagcaggaggcctCAGAAGAAGATCGGAGAGGTGGAGGACCGGACGTGGGCCGGCCACAGAGCGCTGCAGGCCGGGCGGCCGCAGGACGCGCTGCGCTGCTTCAAGCAGGCCCTGCAGGCCGCTGTACAG CTGCAGGACTCACGGGCTTTGCGTGCCTGTTCCTTCAACCTGGGCGCCGCCTACGTGGAGGCGGGCCGACCTGGGAGAGGACTAGACCTTCTGCGCCGAAACCGGCCCGGTCCAAAAGCTGAGCGGCTCCCGGACCTGCAGTTCAACACAGCGCTGGCCCACAATGCACTGGGGCAGTACCAGGAGGCCGTCACCCACTTCCAGCGGGCCGCTCAGCTTTACCGATCGCAGGGAGACGGAGGCAGCGAGGGCGACGCCTGCATGGAGCTGggccgctgctgcagcagaacccaG GTGTTTTTCCAGGTATCTTCCAGGTGTTTCCAG GACTGGCCTCAGGCGGTGCAGAGTTTCCTCCGCGCAGCAGAGAGTTATAAAATGGCCTCCATGTTGGATTCTGCAGCCGCCGCCCTTAAAGAGGCAGGAAGTCACATGGTCCAATCAGATCTGTCCAACCATGATGACATCAGCAGCGTGCTGACAGAGTGTCTGAGTTtgagcagcagcatcagagacccgagcattctgg GTGAGCTGTACCTGTcggtgggcgtggcctactgCCGCATCAGGTGCTTCCAGGAGGCGGTGAGCTGCCTCGGGCGAGCCGTGGAGCCGGCAGCTCACCGCCCCCCCCTGCTggccaaagtgctgcacaacCTGGGAGCGGCGCTTAACGCCGCGGGCGACTTCAGCTCAGCTGTGGAGCGGCACCGTCTGGCCGCGCGGCTCTACG GCTCTCAAGGTTGCCGTGGTGATCAGGCTCGATGTTTCAGTAACCTGGCCATCGCCTGCAGTCACCTGGGGGATGACCAGGAGGCAGCAGAGAGCTTCATCCTGGCACTACAGGGATTCAGAGACACAG GTGACCGCCTGGCTGAGGTCCAGGTGTGTGAGCATCTGGCTGAGTGTTACCTGAGGcagaagaagctgcagaaagcTGTTGAGCTCTACAAACAGGCCCTCAGCGCGCTCTCTCACTGCAAG GAGGCTGAAGGTGTTCAGGACCGGCTGGTGGAACGTCTGACTGCGGCTCTGCAGCTCAGTCTGACGGCGACACAG aGGCCACGCCCCCACAGGCCCCGCCCACATCTGCCCCAGCCCCACAGCTCACCTGGTCACCAGGACGTCAG GAAGCTTGACGTGGCACGtctggcagccaatcagcatTTAGATGAGCAAAGGGTGGAGTCTCCAGGTAAGTTTTacctttattattttctttctttcgttGCTATGGTTACACCTGATTGTGCTCAGGAGCAAAAGCTGAGAAGAGCTCAGGTAGACAGGCAGCGGCTGATCCAGAGGGCGGAGTCACACCTGGACGACACCT ctcaGAACCaccagaggagctgcagcaagGTGAGTCACCTGGACTTTACACATCTGCTACACCTGAGCAGCAGGTCGACTGGAGCTGAAGAAGTGAGCTACCTGTTTGCGTTTCCAGGTGAGCTGTGGTTGGACAGAGCCAACCCTCACACGGACAG tgaaGCTTCTTCACCTGAGCAGCTGGAGTCCCCCCCCTCCTGTTCAG TGGACTGA